Proteins encoded together in one Falco peregrinus isolate bFalPer1 chromosome 2, bFalPer1.pri, whole genome shotgun sequence window:
- the SEPTIN5 gene encoding septin-5 isoform X4, which translates to MCAAEEKQDHEKQYVGFATLPNQVHRKSVKKGFDFTLMVAGESGLGKSTLVNSLFLTDLYKDRKLLNAEERINQTVEIVKHTVDIEEKGVKLKLTIVDTPGFGDAVNNTECWKPITDYIDQQFEQYFRDESGLNRKNIQDNRVHCCLYFISPFGHGLRPVDVEFMKALHEKVNIVPLIAKADCLIPSEIRKLKERIREEIDKFGIKVYQFPECDSDEDEEFKQQDRELKESAPFAVIGSNTVVEAKGQRVRGRLYPWGIVEVENQAHCDFVKLRNMLIRTHMHDLKDVTCDVHYENYRAQCIQQMTSKLTQDNRIESPIPILPLPTPDTETEKLIKMKDEELRRMQEMLQKMQQQMQDQ; encoded by the exons gACCATGAGAAGCAGTACGTGGGCTTTGCCACTCTGCCGAACCAGGTCCACCGGAAATCCGTGAAGAAGGGTTTTGACTTCACCCTGATGGTCGCAG GAGAGTCGGGTTTGGGCAAATCCACGCTGGTGAATAGCCTGTTCCTGACAGACCTctacaaagacagaaagctCCTCAACGCAGAGG AGAGAATCAACCAGACAGTGGAGATTGTCAAGCACACGGTGGACATTGAGGAGAAGGGTGTCAAGTTGAAGCTGACTATAGTGGACACACCGGGCTTTGGAGATGCTGTTAACAACACTGAGTG CTGGAAGCCCATCACTGACTACATTGACCAGCAGTTTGAACAGTATTTCCGTGATGAGAGCGGCCTGAACAGGAAGAACATCCAGGACAACCGAGTGCATTGCTGCCTCTACTTCATCTCGCCCTTTGGGCACGG GCTGAGGCCTGTGGATGTTGAGTTCATGAAGGCTCTGCATGAGAAGGTCAACATCGTGCCTTTGATTGCCAAAGCCGACTGCCTGATCCCCTCCGAGATCCGGAAGCTGAAAGAGAGG ATCCGGGAAGAGATTGACAAATTTGGTATTAAAGTGTACCAGTTTCCTGAGTGTGACTCTGATGAAGATGAGGAGTTCAAGCAGCAAGACAGAGAGCTGAAG GAGAGCGCTCCCTTTGCTGTCATTGGCAGTAACACTGTGGTGGAGGCAAAAGGCCAGCGAGTCCGTGGACGGCTCTACCCCTGGGGCATTGTGGAAG TGGAAAACCAGGCACACTGCGACTTTGTGAAGCTGCGGAACATGCTGATCCGGACACACATGCATGACCTGAAGGACGTCACTTGCGATGTCCACTACGAGAACTACCGAGCTCAGTGCATCCAGCAAATGACCAG CAAGCTGACTCAGGACAACAGAATAGAAAGCCCAATTCCTATCCTGCCTCTCCCAACACCGGACACTGAGACAGAGAAGCTGATCAAAATGAAGGATGAGGAG TTACGGCGGATGCAAGAGATGCTGCAGaagatgcagcagcagatgcaggaTCAATGA
- the SEPTIN5 gene encoding septin-5 isoform X2 produces the protein MDSIIIQERLVERLLSPRTQAQRSHPAKLKDHEKQYVGFATLPNQVHRKSVKKGFDFTLMVAGESGLGKSTLVNSLFLTDLYKDRKLLNAEERINQTVEIVKHTVDIEEKGVKLKLTIVDTPGFGDAVNNTECWKPITDYIDQQFEQYFRDESGLNRKNIQDNRVHCCLYFISPFGHGLRPVDVEFMKALHEKVNIVPLIAKADCLIPSEIRKLKERIREEIDKFGIKVYQFPECDSDEDEEFKQQDRELKESAPFAVIGSNTVVEAKGQRVRGRLYPWGIVEVENQAHCDFVKLRNMLIRTHMHDLKDVTCDVHYENYRAQCIQQMTSKLTQDNRIESPIPILPLPTPDTETEKLIKMKDEELRRMQEMLQKMQQQMQDQ, from the exons ATGGATTCGATCATTATTCAGGAGCGGTTAGTGGAGCGGCTGCTTTCTCCCCGGACGCAGGCACAGCGAAGCCACCCGGCCAAGCTGAAG gACCATGAGAAGCAGTACGTGGGCTTTGCCACTCTGCCGAACCAGGTCCACCGGAAATCCGTGAAGAAGGGTTTTGACTTCACCCTGATGGTCGCAG GAGAGTCGGGTTTGGGCAAATCCACGCTGGTGAATAGCCTGTTCCTGACAGACCTctacaaagacagaaagctCCTCAACGCAGAGG AGAGAATCAACCAGACAGTGGAGATTGTCAAGCACACGGTGGACATTGAGGAGAAGGGTGTCAAGTTGAAGCTGACTATAGTGGACACACCGGGCTTTGGAGATGCTGTTAACAACACTGAGTG CTGGAAGCCCATCACTGACTACATTGACCAGCAGTTTGAACAGTATTTCCGTGATGAGAGCGGCCTGAACAGGAAGAACATCCAGGACAACCGAGTGCATTGCTGCCTCTACTTCATCTCGCCCTTTGGGCACGG GCTGAGGCCTGTGGATGTTGAGTTCATGAAGGCTCTGCATGAGAAGGTCAACATCGTGCCTTTGATTGCCAAAGCCGACTGCCTGATCCCCTCCGAGATCCGGAAGCTGAAAGAGAGG ATCCGGGAAGAGATTGACAAATTTGGTATTAAAGTGTACCAGTTTCCTGAGTGTGACTCTGATGAAGATGAGGAGTTCAAGCAGCAAGACAGAGAGCTGAAG GAGAGCGCTCCCTTTGCTGTCATTGGCAGTAACACTGTGGTGGAGGCAAAAGGCCAGCGAGTCCGTGGACGGCTCTACCCCTGGGGCATTGTGGAAG TGGAAAACCAGGCACACTGCGACTTTGTGAAGCTGCGGAACATGCTGATCCGGACACACATGCATGACCTGAAGGACGTCACTTGCGATGTCCACTACGAGAACTACCGAGCTCAGTGCATCCAGCAAATGACCAG CAAGCTGACTCAGGACAACAGAATAGAAAGCCCAATTCCTATCCTGCCTCTCCCAACACCGGACACTGAGACAGAGAAGCTGATCAAAATGAAGGATGAGGAG TTACGGCGGATGCAAGAGATGCTGCAGaagatgcagcagcagatgcaggaTCAATGA
- the SEPTIN5 gene encoding septin-5 isoform X3, with amino-acid sequence MVPEKTCAAQDETSEEQRIGKTLDHEKQYVGFATLPNQVHRKSVKKGFDFTLMVAGESGLGKSTLVNSLFLTDLYKDRKLLNAEERINQTVEIVKHTVDIEEKGVKLKLTIVDTPGFGDAVNNTECWKPITDYIDQQFEQYFRDESGLNRKNIQDNRVHCCLYFISPFGHGLRPVDVEFMKALHEKVNIVPLIAKADCLIPSEIRKLKERIREEIDKFGIKVYQFPECDSDEDEEFKQQDRELKESAPFAVIGSNTVVEAKGQRVRGRLYPWGIVEVENQAHCDFVKLRNMLIRTHMHDLKDVTCDVHYENYRAQCIQQMTSKLTQDNRIESPIPILPLPTPDTETEKLIKMKDEELRRMQEMLQKMQQQMQDQ; translated from the exons ATGGTGCCCGAGAAGACGTGTGCAGCACAAGATGAGACCTCTGAGGAGCAGAGGATTGGAAAGACGCTG gACCATGAGAAGCAGTACGTGGGCTTTGCCACTCTGCCGAACCAGGTCCACCGGAAATCCGTGAAGAAGGGTTTTGACTTCACCCTGATGGTCGCAG GAGAGTCGGGTTTGGGCAAATCCACGCTGGTGAATAGCCTGTTCCTGACAGACCTctacaaagacagaaagctCCTCAACGCAGAGG AGAGAATCAACCAGACAGTGGAGATTGTCAAGCACACGGTGGACATTGAGGAGAAGGGTGTCAAGTTGAAGCTGACTATAGTGGACACACCGGGCTTTGGAGATGCTGTTAACAACACTGAGTG CTGGAAGCCCATCACTGACTACATTGACCAGCAGTTTGAACAGTATTTCCGTGATGAGAGCGGCCTGAACAGGAAGAACATCCAGGACAACCGAGTGCATTGCTGCCTCTACTTCATCTCGCCCTTTGGGCACGG GCTGAGGCCTGTGGATGTTGAGTTCATGAAGGCTCTGCATGAGAAGGTCAACATCGTGCCTTTGATTGCCAAAGCCGACTGCCTGATCCCCTCCGAGATCCGGAAGCTGAAAGAGAGG ATCCGGGAAGAGATTGACAAATTTGGTATTAAAGTGTACCAGTTTCCTGAGTGTGACTCTGATGAAGATGAGGAGTTCAAGCAGCAAGACAGAGAGCTGAAG GAGAGCGCTCCCTTTGCTGTCATTGGCAGTAACACTGTGGTGGAGGCAAAAGGCCAGCGAGTCCGTGGACGGCTCTACCCCTGGGGCATTGTGGAAG TGGAAAACCAGGCACACTGCGACTTTGTGAAGCTGCGGAACATGCTGATCCGGACACACATGCATGACCTGAAGGACGTCACTTGCGATGTCCACTACGAGAACTACCGAGCTCAGTGCATCCAGCAAATGACCAG CAAGCTGACTCAGGACAACAGAATAGAAAGCCCAATTCCTATCCTGCCTCTCCCAACACCGGACACTGAGACAGAGAAGCTGATCAAAATGAAGGATGAGGAG TTACGGCGGATGCAAGAGATGCTGCAGaagatgcagcagcagatgcaggaTCAATGA
- the SEPTIN5 gene encoding septin-5 isoform X5, whose translation MVAGESGLGKSTLVNSLFLTDLYKDRKLLNAEERINQTVEIVKHTVDIEEKGVKLKLTIVDTPGFGDAVNNTECWKPITDYIDQQFEQYFRDESGLNRKNIQDNRVHCCLYFISPFGHGLRPVDVEFMKALHEKVNIVPLIAKADCLIPSEIRKLKERIREEIDKFGIKVYQFPECDSDEDEEFKQQDRELKESAPFAVIGSNTVVEAKGQRVRGRLYPWGIVEVENQAHCDFVKLRNMLIRTHMHDLKDVTCDVHYENYRAQCIQQMTSKLTQDNRIESPIPILPLPTPDTETEKLIKMKDEELRRMQEMLQKMQQQMQDQ comes from the exons ATGGTCGCAG GAGAGTCGGGTTTGGGCAAATCCACGCTGGTGAATAGCCTGTTCCTGACAGACCTctacaaagacagaaagctCCTCAACGCAGAGG AGAGAATCAACCAGACAGTGGAGATTGTCAAGCACACGGTGGACATTGAGGAGAAGGGTGTCAAGTTGAAGCTGACTATAGTGGACACACCGGGCTTTGGAGATGCTGTTAACAACACTGAGTG CTGGAAGCCCATCACTGACTACATTGACCAGCAGTTTGAACAGTATTTCCGTGATGAGAGCGGCCTGAACAGGAAGAACATCCAGGACAACCGAGTGCATTGCTGCCTCTACTTCATCTCGCCCTTTGGGCACGG GCTGAGGCCTGTGGATGTTGAGTTCATGAAGGCTCTGCATGAGAAGGTCAACATCGTGCCTTTGATTGCCAAAGCCGACTGCCTGATCCCCTCCGAGATCCGGAAGCTGAAAGAGAGG ATCCGGGAAGAGATTGACAAATTTGGTATTAAAGTGTACCAGTTTCCTGAGTGTGACTCTGATGAAGATGAGGAGTTCAAGCAGCAAGACAGAGAGCTGAAG GAGAGCGCTCCCTTTGCTGTCATTGGCAGTAACACTGTGGTGGAGGCAAAAGGCCAGCGAGTCCGTGGACGGCTCTACCCCTGGGGCATTGTGGAAG TGGAAAACCAGGCACACTGCGACTTTGTGAAGCTGCGGAACATGCTGATCCGGACACACATGCATGACCTGAAGGACGTCACTTGCGATGTCCACTACGAGAACTACCGAGCTCAGTGCATCCAGCAAATGACCAG CAAGCTGACTCAGGACAACAGAATAGAAAGCCCAATTCCTATCCTGCCTCTCCCAACACCGGACACTGAGACAGAGAAGCTGATCAAAATGAAGGATGAGGAG TTACGGCGGATGCAAGAGATGCTGCAGaagatgcagcagcagatgcaggaTCAATGA
- the GP1BB gene encoding platelet glycoprotein Ib beta chain — protein MNSGILFLSLLGFLPLVTPTCPAPCKCATNIIDCTSKGLTVAKLPAAFRPSAEIIHLGYNRLTSIPSGLFDNLKSLQVVYLQGNPWECNCDILYLRSWLQWQQNRTLYRDVRCTSPAHLQNRIIAYLTEDEIISTCQYWYCSLALLSQLCLFVLLLLQGILVIFIIVYLQKFRRMTAEARSTTQDLHQHADAWASSSRCSYNSD, from the coding sequence ATGAACAGTGGAATTCTCTTCTTGTCCCTCCTTGGCTTTCTCCCACTTGTGACACCCACGTGTCCTGCGCCATGCAAGTGTGCCACCAACATTATTGACTGCACATCAAAAGGCCTAACTGTAGCAAAACTACCAGCTGCTTTCCGCCCTTCAGCTGAAATTATCCACCTTGGTTACAACAGGCTCACCTCTATTCCCAGTGGGCTTTTTGACAACCTAAAGAGCCTCCAGGTAGTCTACCTGCAGGGCAATCCTTGGGAATGCAACTGTGACATCCTGTACTTGCGCTCCTGGCTCCAGTGGCAGCAGAACCGGACCTTATACAGGGATGTGAGATGCACCTCCCCAGCTCACCTGCAGAACCGCATCATTGCCTATCTGACAGAAGATGAGATAATCTCTACGTGCCAGTACTGGTACTGCAGCCTGGCTCTCCTCTCTCAGCTCTGTCTCTTCGtactccttctcctccagggtATCTTGGTTATCTTCATCATTGTCTACCTGCAGAAATTTCGGAGAATGACTGCTGAAGCCCGGAGCACCACCCAAGATCTACATCAGCATGCAGATGCCTGGGCATCTTCTTCAAGATGCTCCTACAACAGTGATTAA
- the SEPTIN5 gene encoding septin-5 isoform X1, whose product MPAYFCVVTSCSDSLSEWRVRAWGGLRAGESAACVPKHSLVCVPMLMLGWTSRFPFCCSKRWWDHEKQYVGFATLPNQVHRKSVKKGFDFTLMVAGESGLGKSTLVNSLFLTDLYKDRKLLNAEERINQTVEIVKHTVDIEEKGVKLKLTIVDTPGFGDAVNNTECWKPITDYIDQQFEQYFRDESGLNRKNIQDNRVHCCLYFISPFGHGLRPVDVEFMKALHEKVNIVPLIAKADCLIPSEIRKLKERIREEIDKFGIKVYQFPECDSDEDEEFKQQDRELKESAPFAVIGSNTVVEAKGQRVRGRLYPWGIVEVENQAHCDFVKLRNMLIRTHMHDLKDVTCDVHYENYRAQCIQQMTSKLTQDNRIESPIPILPLPTPDTETEKLIKMKDEELRRMQEMLQKMQQQMQDQ is encoded by the exons ATGCCAGCATATTTTTGTGTGGTTACTTCATGCAGTGATTCCCTCTCTGAATGGCGTGTGCGTGCTTGGGGGGGGCTCAGGGCAGGAGAGAGCGCTGCCTGTGTGCCAAAACACAGCCTGGTTTGTGTTCCCATGTTAATGCTGGGCTGGACTAGCCGgtttcccttctgctgcagcaaacGTTGGTGG gACCATGAGAAGCAGTACGTGGGCTTTGCCACTCTGCCGAACCAGGTCCACCGGAAATCCGTGAAGAAGGGTTTTGACTTCACCCTGATGGTCGCAG GAGAGTCGGGTTTGGGCAAATCCACGCTGGTGAATAGCCTGTTCCTGACAGACCTctacaaagacagaaagctCCTCAACGCAGAGG AGAGAATCAACCAGACAGTGGAGATTGTCAAGCACACGGTGGACATTGAGGAGAAGGGTGTCAAGTTGAAGCTGACTATAGTGGACACACCGGGCTTTGGAGATGCTGTTAACAACACTGAGTG CTGGAAGCCCATCACTGACTACATTGACCAGCAGTTTGAACAGTATTTCCGTGATGAGAGCGGCCTGAACAGGAAGAACATCCAGGACAACCGAGTGCATTGCTGCCTCTACTTCATCTCGCCCTTTGGGCACGG GCTGAGGCCTGTGGATGTTGAGTTCATGAAGGCTCTGCATGAGAAGGTCAACATCGTGCCTTTGATTGCCAAAGCCGACTGCCTGATCCCCTCCGAGATCCGGAAGCTGAAAGAGAGG ATCCGGGAAGAGATTGACAAATTTGGTATTAAAGTGTACCAGTTTCCTGAGTGTGACTCTGATGAAGATGAGGAGTTCAAGCAGCAAGACAGAGAGCTGAAG GAGAGCGCTCCCTTTGCTGTCATTGGCAGTAACACTGTGGTGGAGGCAAAAGGCCAGCGAGTCCGTGGACGGCTCTACCCCTGGGGCATTGTGGAAG TGGAAAACCAGGCACACTGCGACTTTGTGAAGCTGCGGAACATGCTGATCCGGACACACATGCATGACCTGAAGGACGTCACTTGCGATGTCCACTACGAGAACTACCGAGCTCAGTGCATCCAGCAAATGACCAG CAAGCTGACTCAGGACAACAGAATAGAAAGCCCAATTCCTATCCTGCCTCTCCCAACACCGGACACTGAGACAGAGAAGCTGATCAAAATGAAGGATGAGGAG TTACGGCGGATGCAAGAGATGCTGCAGaagatgcagcagcagatgcaggaTCAATGA